The sequence below is a genomic window from Brevibacillus laterosporus.
ACAGACACCTTCCACTGACTCTGCGATCGCTATGCAGAATAACAGTAAGCAAGCTGTCCAACAAGGACAAAATAATAATCCAGCCATTTCATCCATGCTCGCTTCACGTTCATTGTCTCCACAACAAGCAGCGTCAAAAGAGCATGCAGTGACAGCTGCTGAGGCAACAGAGAAAAATCTGGATGATCAAAAATCTGGATCAGAGTCTACAACACCCTCTGATGAATTAAAAAAATCAAATGACATAGCAATAGCAAGCCCTGAAAATCAGACAGTAGGGGAAGCTTCTTCTATAGCCGAAACCGAGGTTGAATCAGCGGGCTCTATAAGTGAAATGTTCACGCAAGAGAAAGAAAAGGAGAAAGAGAAACCTCAAACCTTCTCTACCTTCGTTTCTCTGGACAAAGCGAAGCAAGCTTCTGATATGCCACTTGCTGCTCTTGTCAAAGCAGATTATAAACTAGCTTCTGTCAATATTCATTACGAATCAGAAACGAGTAAGCACGTTACCTCCCAAATATCTGTCTATCGCCATGGTGAAGCTGAGATTAAGCTAGAGGTACTACGTAATGATACGCAAAAACGAGCTTTATCCATTCCAGGAACCTTCGCGGGCTCTCCTCAAATCTTCTCTGTAGGGACTGATAAAGCAATCGGAGTAACGTTTGACTCCCAAGAAAAAAATACCATGCAACATACTGTCCATCTTATTACCAACAAGTCTTCCCAACAGCTATATGTGATTGCAACAGCAAAGGGAATGAGCTTGCAGGATTTAATGGACATTGTAAAAACCATGAATTGGTCATAGCTTGATGTTTTTTGCTTACACCAACATGAATACCCTCTAGCCGGAGTAAAATGAACTGCCCCCAGTCAAGTAGACAACGGAAAAACAAAAAAATCTGACACCAACTATTTTCACATGGGTTGGTGTCTTTCTTATGCTGCTGAATTTTGAAGGTAGTGCCTGTATTCCAAAGGCGTCATACAGTTTAGTCTTTTCTGGTATCGATGGTTATTGTAGTAAGTTATGTATTCCATAATTGCTACTTCCAATTCTTTGTATGTATTAAATTTATTGAGATAATACATCTCGGATTTTATCATTCCCCAAAACGATTCCATCGGTCCATTGTCTATGCATCTAGATACCCTCGACATGCTTTGTATCATTCCTGCGTCGTCCAGTTTCTTTTTGAACATTTTGTTCGTATATTGGAATCCTCGGTCACTATGAAAGATGGGTTTAGCATTAGGATATGATTGATGTGCGATATCAAAAGTTCTAAACACAAGTTCATTGTTGTTGGAATGCCCTACCACAAAAGAAACAATACTTTTATCTGACAAATCCATGATTGCACTCAAATAAGCCTTGCTTTGAAGGCCATACTTCATTTCCGTCACGTCAGTGAGCCATTTTGTACCGAATCCGTCGGATTCGAAATCTCTGTTCAAAATATTTTCCGTCGTAATTTGAGGAGTTGACGGAATGTAACTTTTCTTCTTCCTGCGGCATACTGATTTTATTTGTAAGATTCTCATGAGTCTGTATATCCGTTTATGGTTAACAGTAAGATTGTGTTGTCGGTTTAGTTTGATTGTCATCTGACGATATCCAAGGATCCCATTTCTTTCTTCATAGGCATCCTTAATCATGGGAAGCAACTCTTTGTTGAATTTCTCGTTATGGCTTTCTTTCCTATTTAGCCATTTATAATACGAAGAACGTTGAATTCCCATGTTTTCACAGAGTAGACTTATGGGATATGATTTACTTTCATGAAGATCACGTATTGCAAGATATACAGGTTCATATCGGACTTGGCTTAGAATCGCCTCCTTTGGATTTCGTCCAGCTTTTTTAATAAATCAATCTCCATTTGCTTTCTTCTGTTCTCAGCTTGAAGCAGCTTATTTTGTGCCCTCAGCTTCTCCACTTCGGACATCTCATCTTCAGATTTTCGCTTTCCACGTTTATCCTGAAGTGCATCTACACCAGATTTAATGTATTTATTTGTCCAAGAATAAACTTGCTGATAGGATACCTGAAATTTCTGTGCGGTTTGGGCGTAATTGTGTTGATGTTCTATACAGAATCTGACGATTTCAATTCTTTCATCGTAAGTAGTTGCTCGTCCTTTTGTCATGATTGGTGTTCCTCCTGTGCCGCAAGCTTTCGGCTTCTCATGACCATTATACTTCAGGATCCAGTTACGCAGTTGGCGGGTTGATTTGATGCCATATCTTTTACATATATCCATGTGAGAACCACGACTAGCCAGATAATCCTCGACAGCTGTTTTCTTTAATTCTGTGGAATAGGAGGAGTTCTTGGATGTATGGAGCAATCCGTTTGGACCTAATGATTGATAAGTTTGAAGCCATTGTTTAATAGATGGAAAGGAAACATCTAGAAGATTTGCTAAATGATTAAGCGAATCTTCCCCACGAAGATATTTTTCAATAGCTGCAATCTTTTCTGACCCAGATATTTTTGCTTTATGGGACATAAAAATGCTCCTCCTTGTAAGGAAACAGTTATATTATTTCAACTGTCTACCACAAGGGGAGCATATCAAAACCATAGCTAGAGGGTTTTTGTTATATATGGATTACGTAACATCTTGTCGTGTAAACACTCCGTATGCAACAACTAAGGAAACAATTCCCCAAACAGACAGTACCCCAAGAGAGAAGGGTAGACTCATACCTTTAATAGGTGGCAAGCTTCCTGCCAAATAGGTCGTAAGCTGTAAATTTACATTAAATAAATACTTGGCTTGTTCCCACGTAGATGCCATTTGGGTCAAAATTGCCCCACTAATGAGTGCCGCCATCATAATACCCATACCAGCTGCTGTACTTCTCACCAGTACAGAAATCATCAGCGATATTGTTCCCACCACCACGCAAACGAACCAGCCCAATCCATACTGCATCAAGATATATTTCCACTGATCTAATACGAATACCTGTGAGGTTTGTAATCCTTCTCCTGACGCCTGAAAACCTGTTAAAACCGGCATCCTCCAACCTCCATAACCAAAGACTATCCCTGAAATAGCATACGCTAGTACAAGACATAGCAACACGGTCAGCGAGGTAAACAATAAGAGCGTCATATACTTGCTCGTAAGGATTTTCCAACGTTTGACTGGCCTTGTCAACAACAGTTTAATTGTTCCTTCACTAAATTCTGAAGAAACTAGATCAACTGCCAAAATCACAATAATCATGGGTAGAAAAAGACCAACAGCCTGGTCCATAAATCCACGCGCAAACGTAACCGCTCCTGGCGCTGATGGATCTATATCATGATCTAAATAATACTGCTGTAGCTGTAATTGGGTTTTTAAAAAATCTCTCCACTCAGGGGGAATCCGACTGGAAGCCAATCTATTTTGGGTATCTACAATCTTTTGTTGCAGAATGGTACGCCAATCATCTGTTCCAATTTGCTCTCTAGCCACCTCTACCGATTTATATTGCGCATATGTAAAAAGCGGGATCAGAATAAGCAAAATTAAGACAACTACATAGAAGCGCTTGCGTTTGACTAGCTTTAAGCTTTCATTGTATACCAAATCAAGCATGCTTCCCCTCCTCATCTGCTGATTTATCTTGGGTTAAAGTGAGGAATAAATCTTCCAATGTAACCGCCTTTTCTTCAATGCCAATTACATGTACTCCCGCAGTGATGAGGGTACGGTTAACCTCGGCTATTTTGTCCGTATCCATCCGGCATTTCACTCTACCATCCGACAAAGCAATAAGCTCATATACATGGGGACTTGCCTGCATGAACTCCACGGCCTTTGGCAAACTACTATCCGCAAATTTCCAGTTAACCTGATCTGCAAATTGTTCCATTAATTCCTTGACATGACCAACTGAAATGACACGTCCCTTATTAATAATGGCTACACGATCACACATGAGTTCAATCTCACTTAGCATATGACTAGAAATAAAGACACCAATTCTTTCTTCCACTGCCAAGCGCCGTATAAACTGCCGTAATTCACGAATACCAGCCGGATCTAATCCGTTGGTTGGTTCATCTAAAATAAGTAAGCGAGGACGATGTAGCAACGCTTGTGCAATCCCCAAGCGCTGACGCATACCAAGAGAATACGTTTTTACTCGATCATGAATCGCTTCAGTCAATTCCACTTGCTTTACTACTTCACAAATTCTCTCAGAGCTAACCTTTTTACTCATCCGAGCAAGCATCTCTAAGTTCTCTTGCCCTGTCAAAAAGGGATACAATTCCGGGTTCTCTACAATACACCCCACCTGATCAATGGCCTGTAAAAAGTTCTTTTGTAAAGAATATCCACCAATTTTTATCTCTCCTCTATCAGGTCTGGTTAGTCCGACCAGCATACGAATCGTGGTTGTTTTGCCAGCTCCGTTGGGTCCAAGAAACCCAAATACCTCCCCCTCCCTCACATCAAAAGTAATATCATGAATCAGTTGCTTTTTTTTAATTGATTTTTGCAGGTGAACAACAGAAAGAACCTTGTCTGCCACATGACTCCCACCTTTCTGTATGTAAATTGGTTGGTATAGGATTTCTTATTCTTTCACGACGATGGACTTCCCATGCTTTTCCTTCCACATGAACCTCTCTGGTTTGATCTCCAACCAGAATGGTACAATAGAAGTACAATGTAACATGACAAGACATAACAGCCTTACATGAGGAGGTTCCCTGATGCTCAGATCAAAGCGACATCCGTTGACCAGATGGCTTTTGCTACTGGCTTGCTTATCTTTTTTTACCCTGTTAGTCGGCTTCTGCTTTGCTTTTACACCAGTGCGTTTAGCAGAAAAAAGTACAGCTGAGCTTCAAAACCCGAAACAAGTCCAAAAACCAGAAACTCCTCCCCCTGCTATCTTGCCCACTACAGGCACATTAAAAATGGTAGCGTTGGGCGATTCCTTAACACGCGGACTGGGAGATTCAAGTGGTTTAGGCTATATTGGGCTTTTTAAACAAAAGGTAGAAAAGGAACGTAACCAAAACATTCAGGTAAGCAATTTAGCCATCAGTGGCATTGAGTCAGGTGATTTAGTAGACCAACTGAAACAAACAAATGTCAAACGACTTGTCTCCGAAGCCAACCTCATATTGTTTACGATTGGTGGCAATGATTTGTTTCGCCAAAGCGGAGGTATATTTGAATTTAATCTAGAAAAACTATTGGACGCTTCTACTCAGCTTTCTACCAACTATGAAGCCATTGTAAAACAAATTCGCTCCATAAATCCAGAAGCACCTGTCTTTTATACCGCTCTCTATAACCCATTTGGTGATACAGAGTTTAAACAAGAATCAGATACCCATGTTCAGGATTGGAATAATGAAGCGACTACCATCTCCGCCCGCTATAATAACGTGTTGGTCATACCCTCCTACGATCTATTTTGGAACAAGGAAAAAGCCTATTTATACACTGACCATTTCCATCCTAATCATGCTGGATATGAGCGTATAGCAAACCGAATTTTGCAGGCAGTAAAGTAGTCGTTAGTGAAGGATGCGTATCTACTGTTACCTCCCTTACACAAAAACTGTCGAGGTTTTAATGACCCCGACAGTTTTTCTATCTTCTACTATGATAACCATCGTTGCTACCCTGTCCGTGTCATCATCATAGCTTGACCGGTGCGAGCGGTGTAACTGTTGCGTCCTTGAATATAAAATAAAATGCTACTAAGTGTTATACAGGAAATAATTGTAAACATAATTGTTCCACTATAACCTCCAAGTAGATATCCCCCTAGCACCGGGCCTAAAAATTGACCTAAATTATGCAAGCTTTGCGCTCCAAAATAGGTTCCACGCATACCATCTGGTGCTAAGTAGTCGATGAATACGTTAGAGGCAGGGAACGTTAAAATCTCCCCAATGGTAAAGACACACATGGAGACCATGAAAGCCCACCAATTCGATGAAAGCCCGAAACCTAGCAAACCCATAGCGTACATTACAGTTCCAGCTACAAGACTAAACAATGGGGTCTTTTTTTCAGCCCATCTGGATAACGGAATCTGACAAGCCACTACCACTATTGCATTTAAACTCATGAGATAGGAAAACAAGATAGCTCCGTCAACAAACATGCCCTGAACGAATTGAGATAAGGTCACTGTCATTTGCGAATAGCCAACCGACACTAGGATGCCACCCACAATAAAATATCTCAAGGCGACGTCTTGACGCACTACCTGCCAAGCTAAGGCAAATGTCACCTTCTCTTTCTTTTGACCTTCAATTTGTTTTATACCAAATTTATTCAATAAATATTGCAGGCTTATGACATAGAACAAATAGATAATAGCCGTGACAATAAACGGAAGGGCTCCTCCTAATAATGCCAAATAGGCTCCTAATAAAGGGCCGACAGAGACCCCGATGTTAATAGCCAGATATCTCAGGGAAAACACACGAAAGCGACGTTCAGGCTCTGTTAAATCAGCCATAAGTGCTTGCGAGACAGGTTCATAGAATGAACGACAAAGACCGGCCAAAATATTAAGTAAAATAAAAAAGAGTGCGCTTTTTCCGATCGCAAATCCTAAAAAAACTAATATCCAGGTATACAAAGCCCACAGCATAATTTTCCTTCGTCCAAACAAATCTGACAGCGTTCCTGCAATAAATCCCCCCACCGTGGATGCCAGAGGACCGGCTCCAATTGTAATCCCAATCATGATCGGGCTTAAATCGGTTGTCTTGGATAGGTGAATGGCCAAAAATGGCATGCTCATGGAACTAGCTGCTCGCACAAAAATCGTGCCGATAATCAAGGAGTGTATTATTGGGTGGAATTCTTGCCAGTATTCTCGTAGTCTGTTCATCTCTCTTACTCCCTTTATCTATATTTATCTTTCTGGATAACGAGAATTGTAAGAATATTCAAATGAAAAGTCAATGGAACTTGCCTCTTCTCCCCTATGAAAAATTTGATTGGGATTATCTAAAAATATAATGGGGATAAACTATTGACAAGTTTCTTACCGCTATAGGGTCTTACGTTCCCGATAAGCGGCTCACTAATTTTGACCTAGAAAAATTAGTAGAGACCAGCGATGAATGGATTGTTAGAAGAACTGGCATACGTGAGCGCCGCATTGCTGAACGCAACCAATTTACAAGCGATCTTTGTCTACAAGCCGTTCATCATTTGCAGCAAGCCTATGATAAAGAATTAGAAGATGTTGATTTCATAATTGTGTGTACCACCACTCCAGACTATCCTTTTCCTAGTGTAGCTAGTCAGTTACAAGCTAAGCTCTCCATTCGTTCTGCTGGAGCTCTTGACTTAAATGCAACATGCGCTGGTTTTGTCTATGGGTTACACTTGGCAAATTCACTTGTTAGTAGTGGGCTACATCAAAAAGTTCTGGTGGTAGCCGGTGAGACATTGTCTAAAGTAACCGATTATTCCGATCGTAATACCTGTGTTCTGTTCGGAGATGGTGCTGGTGCAGCTCGTATAGAACGTGATGAACAGAATCCTAGCTTCCTCCACTCCTTCATGAGTAGCAATGGTAACGGTGGAATTCACTTATATCGCACAGGCCTTTCTAAACAAATGGGAGATGTAGAACTTCTTGGAGATGGTAATATATATCAAAACGGACGAGAATTGTATAAGTGGGTGGTCTCTCAATTACCTCAGGGGATGAACCAAATAGTAACGGACAGCAATCTGTCCCTATTAGATGTGGACTGGTTCGTTCCACACAGTGCTAACTTACGCATGATCGAATCTATTTGTGAAAAAAGTGGATTTCCATTAGAACGCACACTTTACAGCCTAGAGTATTTCGGAAATACCTCCTGCGCGACTATCCCGTTAACTTTGGATATGGCCTTATCTACCCAACAAATTAAACAAGATGACACAGCGATCCTATACGGTTTTGGCGGTGGTTTCGTTCAAGCGGCATCACTGGTCCGTTTGTCTTTAGATAAGCGCAAATAATGACTTCCGATCCAAAAAACAAGCCACCCTTCAGAAGCCTAAGCTTCTAGGGATGGCTTGTTCTGTTTTCCTTTACCCCGGCGAAAATACAAGTATGAATAAATATAGGTTGATAAAATCGTTAAGCACACGGAAATGGTAATTAACAATAATCCCAACCATCCTGGCAAATACGGACATAGCAGATAGACTGTACCTGTTATCATCCAGAAAACGGACAGCTTGCAATGGGTACTAACCCAGACCTCCTGTTCCTTTTTGGTCCAAGACGTCCGCATTCCCAACGGATGCAGATACGAAATCCACGGCAACAGGTATCCATACACTAACAAGATGATACCTACTATAATCATGACGTACATTTCCACACCAATGGGAATAAGCAAATTTTGCAATATCAAAAAACAATACATCGTACTAAACAGTACTGCTTGAGCTATCCGCAACAAATCAAAACAAATGTTCATCCGTTTAGTTTGCAGCTCTCGTTGGCGAGAGATCGTGATAAATAAGCGTATTAATATTGGTGCTATGATTTGGACAAGGCTAAAAATAAGGAGAAACAGCAGTTTATCCTGGTAGTATCCGGTCTTTTCCCCAATCCTTGTTGCTACTAACAGCTTGTCAGGCATTTGGGTGTAAAAACCGATCGCCGCAATAATGGGAGACATAGTGATTAACACCAGCATAAAATCAAGCCAATGCCACACCCTTTGCTCACGACGCAATTGCATGTTGTTTCACCGCCATTCTTCCTATTCGCAAACTTGACTTTCCTACCCCCTAGAGCGGAAAAGCATTAGTGATACTTAAATTGGAATGGACTCAAGCATTTCACCTTGTTCATTCCATTTCACTGCCCGATACTTGGCATCATGGTAAAAAGTGAACCACGCTTGTTCTGCTATCATTTCCTTCATCCATTTTTCCTTAGCATAGATAGATGTCATCGGATAATCATCGTAGGCCATGACCCACAGTGGGTTCTGATGTGCATGTGTAGGCATAATATCCGCCATATGGCAAGCCTTCTCACCCTTGCTTTCAAACAAGATGATAGCGTGTCCATCACTGTGCCCACCTGTATGAACCATTGTTATACCAGGAACAATCTCTTTTTGTTCCCCATACGTACAAACCTGCTTTTCGATGGGCCGCCAATTGTCTTCCCAATACGTGTTACGCGATCGGATATTAGGAGATCTTAATTCATTCCATTCAATTTCGTTGATATAAATAATGGCATTAGGAAAAGTAGAATGCAAACTACCATCTTCTGCCACACTAACTAATCCATTTGCGTGATCATAATGCATGTGAGTCATCAGCACCACATCAATATCTTCAAAATGTAGCCCAACTGCTTGAAGAGATTCATGTAATTGTGATTCTTCAACAAGACCAAAGTTACGTTTTTGTTTATCATTTAAACGGTTTGTGCCCATACCCGATTCAATCAGCATATTTTTTCCATGAACTTGTACAAGAATAGGGTCTGAGCGAAGGGGAATTTGATTGAGCTCATTGGAAGGGTAGCGTTTGCTCCACAAGGCTTTTGGAACAACTCCAAACATCGCTCCTCCGTCTAACTGGGTCATTCCACCCCTCATCCACGTTAGCTTACAATCACCAATCTGCAATGTATTCATGCTACTCCTCCTTAAGCCAATATCACACAAGAAACTCTTATCTCCTACGTTACACCAAGACAGCTTCTTGGTAAAGAAAACTTCCTTGGTTTGGATTGTTTTGTGATAAACATAAAAAATTTGTAGGTAAGAAAAATCTGATAAAACCAAGCTTGGAGCGCCGTCAAAATCTGATTCCTATCTGTTAAAAGAAAGACACCCGATGAGGGGTGCCTATTCGAAAATTCTCCTATTTTTGAACTATTTTTCTTGAAAAATAACTGTTTTGGATAACCCAATTACTTCTACTGCATACTCACTGGATACTGCTTCCATAATAAATTGAAATTCCCCGTTTGATTTACGCAAGATCATTTGTGCTATTTTTTCCGACTTCTTAAACAAACTAATAGCATGGTCATTTCCTGGATAGCCATCGCTCGTTGCTATAAATCGACAACCTGCAGGCAGACAGAATTTCCAATCCTTTACTCGAATATTCTGCTGTTGTGCATTAAGAAAATGACGCTTCCCTAATAATATCATGTGCTCGCCCATACCCACGCCACCTTCACCCTAAAGGGCTATAAAGTTATTTTTATTGTGCAATGAAATCGTAAGAAAAGAAAGTGCTTCGACAAAAACTCCAATAAACCGACAGTAGTCGTATTTTAATGTAAAAATTTTCTTTTTATAGATATGTATGTATAATAGTTTTTCTACTCTCCCTAGTTGTTTTTTTTGTCGCTGTTATCAGCACTGGTTGAAGCCTTATCTTATCTACGTATATACTTTTTTTATATAGGATCCGTTTCGGGAGATCCTTGACTTACAATCATATATAAAAAGAAATAATATTACATTTTATTCACATTTTTACAAAATCCTATTTTATATTTCTTTGTACCAACAAACTTTTTTCTCTTTCGTTCGACATTTTCTTCTTACGTTATTCTTTTTTCTCACGATCAATTTTTTGCCATTATCTTTTTTGATCTTATATAATCAACGCTATCCGTTATAAATCGCATCATATCCCTGCCTTGTATCCCGTTTAATCTCCTCATGGTACTATCAAATACATAATTATGATAACTTTCTCAAAATAACCAATTATTACGTTTGAGAAAAGAGGAATAACCAAGTAAACTAAATCATGGATAGTCTGTTATCCGCAAATATTTGCCCGCCCAAAACATGCAGATTGGCGGGCATTTTTTTATTCCCTTGCGTTATTTATCCATTCGTATAAAGGTGACACCAATCATATCTTGGATTTCAATGAGCAAGTGATTTACTTCCGTAGAGACTTGAGCCTGAATCTGCAAATCCAGAATCGTCTTTGTATTCTCCTGTTCATTGGGCATTTCCACTTGATAGGTGGAAATCTTGACTCCATTGTTTGTTAATTTATCAATAACAGTCCGCACGAGATTCTGTTCTTGCAAATGAACTACAAGGTGCATCGTTTTTGGAAAAACCAATTGTAAGCTGCGATCCAGAATCTCTAGCCCAATCAACACAAGAATCGTTGCACAAAAACCAATGCCATACATACCTGAACCGATAGCAAGCCCAATACCTGCCGTAGCCCACAAACCAGCAGCTGTTGTTAAGCCGCGAATGGACTGTTTTTGCACCAAGATAGTACCTGCTCCGAGGAAGCCGATGCCGCTCACCACATTGGCTGCAATACGACTTGGGTCTAGTTTGACCGAGTCACCTAGAACGTCATAAAAGGCATATTTGGAAACAATCATAATCAACGAGCTACCCACCGCCACAAGAAAATGCGTGCGCAATCCCGCTGCTTTCTGTCTACTTTTCCGCTCGAATCCAATAAGTGCCCCGCATAAACCACCAACAAATAATCGTAGGAGTAATTCCCATTCCATCTTCATTCCCCCTAGCATTCTCTATACCCTTATATGTAGTTCATTGAAACCAAATGAATGTCTTCGTACAAAACAGCAAAAAATCTGACTCTCATGTAAGAGAATCAGACTTTATCTGCTTACCTTCCCATCTAATGCGGCTCTAAAACATACGAATATGGTACATGTAAAAAAGAAAGTAAACGATTTTGCCCCTCTTCCTCCTGAACTCCTTGAAGAATTTCGCTTATTTCTTTTTGAACAGACTCGTAACGAATCTGGTGTTGCTGTTCTGATTCCGCAGTCTCTTCAAGCTCTCTTATCCAATCTGCTACTTGCTTTGCGACAGGTAAAAGAGCCTGCTGAATTTTTGTATAAATAGTTGATAATTGGTGATTATTTTGCTCTAGGAGTTGATTAGAGCACTGTTCCAAATAGCCACGAATCTCCGCTAGACGTGACATTAATTCTCTCCATTTCCATAGTTGCTTATGCTGTTTACGCTGTTTTGAATCCAGTGGTGGGAACGGATCACTGGAAAATAGAGATTGCACGTCTGTCCACGGGTTTTTCTGAAGTGATTCCTCCAGCTTTTTCATGCAATATGCATGAGCAGGGAGCAACTCTACCGTTTCTCTAAAGGCAGGTAATGTATTTCGTGCATAGCTTTTAACTCCCCAAGCACTATGAGCTTGTAGAGCTTTCACAAAGGAAAAACAATGCTTATGTAATAATTCCAGTTCCCTTTCCTCTAATTCATGATTAGACAAAATCGTTTGTTTGACAGCGTTATCGGGAATGTGAAAGTTCCCCTCTCCCAATTGCATGCCTCTCTTCACATAGGTCCGTAATGTTTCTCCCGTTAAAGAAGGCTCGCCATTTCCTTGATAAAGCTCAATACGGAAGGCAGCAAATTCTTCGAACCCTTGCGTATTTCCGTATCCATCGTCAATGACATGCAAGTCCGTCTGTACTTCCATTAGCTCACTTAATACCTGTTCTTCTAATGCATAGATACATCCCTCGATATGAGTCCAATAGCTTCTACATTCAGCCTCTGATCCCAGTACCCTTTGATACACATCATGAAACAAGAGAATATGAGCAATCTCATGAAAGTAATTCTGAAATGGAAATTTAAGGTTTTCCCCACGGAGGTAGGAGCCTGCATTCTGATAAATTTTCCCGTGTTCAGGACGAAACAGAGTAGGTAATGTTGAATCTACGTCTAAAAATAGCTCAATGCCCGCGTTATAACTATTTGCCCAAACGGCTAGGTAGGTAGGACTCAGCAAGAGTGCAATAGAATGGTTGGTAATTTGTACAGGTAGATTAAAATGTAGACCATTCGTCTCTTCCTGCAAAGACAACCATGTCATGCCGACTGCTAAAGCCTGGTACAGCGCAAACTCACCTTGTGCAACCGAATGTCGTGCATACAGCTGTAGTTGTCTAAGGCAACTCGTCACATTATCTTGTTCATATGTATATTTTTGTTGAAATTGTTCAAGCCCTTCTACAAAATCTCCATGTTCGATTGTTAAAAACACATTAATTCCATCTACCCATAGATCTGAACCTATTTTAGACTCCAACCATTGATCGGTATCCTGTGCTAGCTTACGCAGTTCTTCGTAGCGTTGTATCATGTGAAAGGAATTCATCTTATCTTATCCTATCCCTTCTTCATTTTGATCATAAATAAAGAAAACTTGGCAATTGCCAAGCATAAGAGCTACTAGGGCCTTAGTAGCTTATACGATAGTAAAACAAGAGCACGCGTCATACGTGCCCTTGTCTAAAACATTAAAGTAAACAAACAGTGGTGATAATTGGATGGACAATACCTTTCATGTCTGTTACCTTTTCATTATTGACAGTAACCTTTACAACTTTTTTCATAGTAAAACCCCCTCTTTACGTTGAAAAGATGTTTTTTTCGCTGAAAAGATGTACTTCAAATTACAAACAAACGTCAACAACAACACGCCACATTAAAGCTTTCATTTCAGTTACATTTTTGTTATCTGAGAGCTCTACTTTCACTACTTTTTTCATACGGCTCCCTCCTTTTAACTAGATTTTATGATAGGAGTAAAATCTATCATTGAAACTATTATGATAGATAGTTCTGAAAATTTCAATAATATTACAAAATTTTTATATTATACTAGTTTTGGTGCTCAGATTACATAAGTAGAAAAACAAACCTCGGCTAGCTCCACACAAATTAGGAACAAGCAGAAAAAATATATCGGAATACACATGGGGGGAATAAAAATAAAAACCGGAGCGTAGA
It includes:
- a CDS encoding IS3 family transposase; the encoded protein is MKKAGRNPKEAILSQVRYEPVYLAIRDLHESKSYPISLLCENMGIQRSSYYKWLNRKESHNEKFNKELLPMIKDAYEERNGILGYRQMTIKLNRQHNLTVNHKRIYRLMRILQIKSVCRRKKKSYIPSTPQITTENILNRDFESDGFGTKWLTDVTEMKYGLQSKAYLSAIMDLSDKSIVSFVVGHSNNNELVFRTFDIAHQSYPNAKPIFHSDRGFQYTNKMFKKKLDDAGMIQSMSRVSRCIDNGPMESFWGMIKSEMYYLNKFNTYKELEVAIMEYITYYNNHRYQKRLNCMTPLEYRHYLQNSAA
- a CDS encoding transposase, which translates into the protein MSHKAKISGSEKIAAIEKYLRGEDSLNHLANLLDVSFPSIKQWLQTYQSLGPNGLLHTSKNSSYSTELKKTAVEDYLASRGSHMDICKRYGIKSTRQLRNWILKYNGHEKPKACGTGGTPIMTKGRATTYDERIEIVRFCIEHQHNYAQTAQKFQVSYQQVYSWTNKYIKSGVDALQDKRGKRKSEDEMSEVEKLRAQNKLLQAENRRKQMEIDLLKKLDEIQRRRF
- a CDS encoding ABC transporter permease, whose translation is MLDLVYNESLKLVKRKRFYVVVLILLILIPLFTYAQYKSVEVAREQIGTDDWRTILQQKIVDTQNRLASSRIPPEWRDFLKTQLQLQQYYLDHDIDPSAPGAVTFARGFMDQAVGLFLPMIIVILAVDLVSSEFSEGTIKLLLTRPVKRWKILTSKYMTLLLFTSLTVLLCLVLAYAISGIVFGYGGWRMPVLTGFQASGEGLQTSQVFVLDQWKYILMQYGLGWFVCVVVGTISLMISVLVRSTAAGMGIMMAALISGAILTQMASTWEQAKYLFNVNLQLTTYLAGSLPPIKGMSLPFSLGVLSVWGIVSLVVAYGVFTRQDVT
- a CDS encoding ABC transporter ATP-binding protein; translation: MADKVLSVVHLQKSIKKKQLIHDITFDVREGEVFGFLGPNGAGKTTTIRMLVGLTRPDRGEIKIGGYSLQKNFLQAIDQVGCIVENPELYPFLTGQENLEMLARMSKKVSSERICEVVKQVELTEAIHDRVKTYSLGMRQRLGIAQALLHRPRLLILDEPTNGLDPAGIRELRQFIRRLAVEERIGVFISSHMLSEIELMCDRVAIINKGRVISVGHVKELMEQFADQVNWKFADSSLPKAVEFMQASPHVYELIALSDGRVKCRMDTDKIAEVNRTLITAGVHVIGIEEKAVTLEDLFLTLTQDKSADEEGKHA
- a CDS encoding lysophospholipase encodes the protein MLRSKRHPLTRWLLLLACLSFFTLLVGFCFAFTPVRLAEKSTAELQNPKQVQKPETPPPAILPTTGTLKMVALGDSLTRGLGDSSGLGYIGLFKQKVEKERNQNIQVSNLAISGIESGDLVDQLKQTNVKRLVSEANLILFTIGGNDLFRQSGGIFEFNLEKLLDASTQLSTNYEAIVKQIRSINPEAPVFYTALYNPFGDTEFKQESDTHVQDWNNEATTISARYNNVLVIPSYDLFWNKEKAYLYTDHFHPNHAGYERIANRILQAVK
- a CDS encoding MFS transporter — encoded protein: MNRLREYWQEFHPIIHSLIIGTIFVRAASSMSMPFLAIHLSKTTDLSPIMIGITIGAGPLASTVGGFIAGTLSDLFGRRKIMLWALYTWILVFLGFAIGKSALFFILLNILAGLCRSFYEPVSQALMADLTEPERRFRVFSLRYLAINIGVSVGPLLGAYLALLGGALPFIVTAIIYLFYVISLQYLLNKFGIKQIEGQKKEKVTFALAWQVVRQDVALRYFIVGGILVSVGYSQMTVTLSQFVQGMFVDGAILFSYLMSLNAIVVVACQIPLSRWAEKKTPLFSLVAGTVMYAMGLLGFGLSSNWWAFMVSMCVFTIGEILTFPASNVFIDYLAPDGMRGTYFGAQSLHNLGQFLGPVLGGYLLGGYSGTIMFTIISCITLSSILFYIQGRNSYTARTGQAMMMTRTG